A single window of Brevundimonas vitisensis DNA harbors:
- the selD gene encoding selenide, water dikinase SelD, with the protein MTRTEPSLTSLAHGGGCGCKLSPGVLRDILKDMPQGAMFADLMVGNETSDDAAVWRLNDTQALVATTDFFMPVVDDPFHFGQIAATNALSDVYAMGGTPILALALVGMPINVLSSETIGRILQGGASVCAAAGIPVAGGHSIDSVEPIYGLVALGLVHPDHILTNAGARPGDRLVLTKPLGVGILSAALKQGRLDEAGYATLVASTTRLNRFGARLAGRGGVHAVTDVTGFGLLGHALEMARGAGVTVELSADPPVLPGVRALLEAGLRTGASGRHWAAYGQDVLGLDEGELRTLMTDPQTSGGLLIAVAEGELAELQAAARAEGVDAVVVGRVVEGPAQVRVRPS; encoded by the coding sequence ATGACCCGAACCGAACCCTCGCTGACCTCGCTCGCCCACGGTGGAGGCTGCGGCTGCAAATTGTCGCCGGGCGTGCTGCGCGACATCCTGAAGGATATGCCCCAGGGTGCGATGTTCGCCGACCTGATGGTGGGGAACGAGACCAGCGACGATGCCGCCGTCTGGCGTCTGAACGACACCCAGGCCCTGGTGGCCACGACCGACTTCTTCATGCCGGTGGTCGATGATCCGTTCCACTTCGGCCAGATCGCGGCGACCAACGCCCTGTCCGACGTCTATGCCATGGGTGGCACGCCGATCCTGGCCCTGGCCCTGGTCGGCATGCCGATCAACGTCCTGTCGTCCGAGACGATCGGCCGGATCCTGCAGGGTGGGGCCTCGGTCTGCGCTGCCGCCGGCATTCCGGTGGCGGGCGGGCACTCGATCGATAGCGTCGAGCCGATTTATGGACTGGTGGCTCTGGGGCTGGTCCACCCGGATCATATTCTGACGAACGCCGGGGCCCGTCCGGGCGACCGGCTGGTGCTGACCAAGCCGCTGGGTGTCGGCATTCTGAGCGCCGCGCTCAAACAGGGACGTCTGGACGAGGCGGGCTATGCCACCCTGGTCGCCTCCACGACCCGGCTGAACCGGTTCGGAGCGCGACTGGCCGGGCGGGGCGGGGTCCACGCCGTCACCGACGTGACCGGCTTCGGCCTTCTGGGGCATGCGCTGGAGATGGCCAGGGGAGCGGGCGTGACGGTAGAGTTGAGTGCCGATCCGCCTGTGTTGCCGGGCGTGCGGGCGCTGTTGGAGGCGGGGCTTCGCACCGGGGCGTCGGGCCGCCACTGGGCCGCCTATGGCCAGGATGTGCTGGGCTTGGACGAAGGCGAGCTCCGGACCCTGATGACCGATCCCCAGACCTCAGGCGGGCTTCTGATCGCGGTGGCAGAGGGCGAACTGGCCGAGCTTCAGGCGGCTGCCCGGGCCGAAGGCGTCGACGCGGTCGTCGTCGGCCGTGTGGTGGAGGGACCGGCCCAGGTCCGCGTCCGTCCCTCGTGA
- the carB gene encoding carbamoyl-phosphate synthase large subunit, with protein sequence MPKRTDIQSILIIGAGPIVIGQACEFDYSGVQACKALKAEGYRVILVNSNPATIMTDPELADATYIEPITPDMVEKIIEKERPDALLPTMGGQTALNTALALDASGVLAKYGVEMIGAKAEVIDKAEDRQKFRDAMDKLGLESPRSKAAHSMEEALEGLEFVGLPAIIRPSFTLAGTGGGIAYNREEFEEIVLRGLDLSPTTEVLIEESVLGWKEYEMEVVRDKADNCIIICSIENVDPMGVHTGDSITVAPALTLTDKEYQRMRTGSINVLREIGVETGGSNVQWAINPADGRMVVIEMNPRVSRSSALASKATGFPIAKVAARLAVGYTLDELTNDITMVTPASFEPSIDYVVTKIPRFAFEKYPGAEASLSTSMKSVGEVMAIGRTFQESMQKALRGLETGLSGFDDVEIEGTTDVDDEAGARAAVVRALGQPTPDRILVIAQAFRHGLTVEEVQAACSYEPWFLRQIADIVREEGHVRVKGLPTKPADFRRLKAMGFSDARLAHLTSTTEREVRCQRRSLGVRPVFKRIDTCAAEFASATAYMYSTYETGALGQVPECESEPSGARKAIILGGGPNRIGQGIEFDYCCCHAAFAFADIGVESIMVNCNPETVSTDYDTSDRLYFEPLTAEDVLELIEVERSKGDLIGVVVQFGGQTPLKLAHALHEDGIPILGTSLDSIDLAEDRERFQVMLNDIGLMQPPNGLARSAQEAADKADEVGYPVVLRPSYVLGGRGMMIVHDRDQLDRYVGEAMRVSGEDPVLIDHYLNRATEVDVDALCDDETVFVAGVLEHIEEAGVHSGDSACSMPPHSLSAGIVAELKRQTEAMARALKVRGLMNVQFAIEEPHSENPRIFVLEVNPRASRTAPFVAKTIGQPIAAIAAKVMAGVPLKSFALADRPYDHIAVKEAVFPFARFAGVDTILGPEMRSTGEVMGLDWKREDEADMAPAFARAFAKSQIGGGTTLPTAGCAFVSVKDDDKPFIVEAVALLLKQGFSVIATGGTHAYLVEQGLPVGHVKKVLEGRPNIVDAMKNGEVQLVFNTTEGKQSLQDSFSLRRTALMMKIPYYTTSAGALAASQAIGAIQADALDVRPLQDYA encoded by the coding sequence ATGCCCAAACGTACGGACATCCAGTCGATCCTGATCATCGGGGCCGGGCCCATCGTCATCGGCCAGGCGTGCGAGTTCGACTATTCGGGGGTCCAGGCCTGCAAGGCGCTGAAGGCCGAGGGGTATCGGGTCATCCTGGTCAACTCCAACCCGGCCACGATCATGACCGACCCGGAGCTGGCCGACGCCACCTATATCGAGCCGATCACGCCCGATATGGTCGAGAAGATCATCGAGAAGGAGCGCCCCGACGCCCTTCTGCCCACCATGGGCGGACAGACCGCGCTGAACACGGCCCTGGCGCTGGATGCCTCGGGCGTGCTGGCGAAATACGGCGTGGAGATGATCGGGGCCAAGGCCGAGGTCATCGACAAGGCCGAAGACCGCCAGAAATTCCGCGACGCCATGGACAAGCTGGGGCTGGAAAGCCCGCGCTCCAAGGCAGCCCACTCGATGGAGGAGGCGCTGGAAGGGCTGGAGTTCGTCGGCCTGCCCGCCATCATCCGCCCCAGCTTCACCCTGGCGGGCACCGGAGGCGGCATCGCCTACAACCGCGAGGAGTTCGAGGAAATCGTCCTGCGAGGCCTGGACCTCAGCCCCACCACCGAGGTGCTGATCGAGGAATCCGTTCTGGGCTGGAAGGAGTATGAGATGGAGGTCGTCCGCGACAAGGCGGACAACTGCATCATCATTTGCTCCATTGAGAATGTGGACCCGATGGGCGTCCACACCGGTGACAGCATTACCGTCGCCCCCGCCCTGACGCTGACCGACAAAGAGTATCAGCGGATGCGGACCGGCTCGATCAATGTGCTGCGCGAAATCGGCGTCGAGACGGGCGGATCGAACGTCCAGTGGGCCATCAACCCCGCCGACGGCCGGATGGTGGTGATCGAGATGAACCCGCGCGTGTCGCGGTCCTCGGCCCTCGCCTCCAAGGCCACCGGCTTTCCCATCGCCAAGGTCGCGGCCCGCCTGGCGGTCGGCTACACCCTGGACGAACTGACCAACGACATCACCATGGTCACGCCGGCCTCGTTCGAGCCCAGCATCGACTATGTCGTCACCAAGATCCCCCGCTTTGCCTTCGAGAAATATCCGGGTGCCGAGGCCAGCCTGTCGACCTCGATGAAGTCGGTGGGCGAGGTCATGGCGATCGGGCGGACCTTCCAGGAATCGATGCAGAAGGCCCTGCGCGGGCTGGAGACCGGCCTGAGCGGCTTCGACGACGTCGAGATCGAGGGCACGACCGATGTCGATGACGAAGCCGGAGCGCGGGCCGCCGTGGTGCGGGCGCTGGGCCAGCCGACGCCCGACCGTATCCTCGTGATCGCCCAGGCCTTCCGTCACGGGCTGACGGTCGAAGAGGTCCAGGCCGCCTGTTCCTATGAGCCCTGGTTCCTGCGCCAGATCGCCGACATCGTGCGCGAAGAGGGGCATGTCCGGGTCAAGGGTCTGCCGACCAAGCCCGCCGACTTCCGCCGCCTGAAAGCCATGGGCTTCTCTGACGCCCGCCTGGCCCACCTGACCAGCACGACCGAGCGCGAGGTCCGGTGCCAGCGCCGCAGCCTGGGTGTCCGCCCGGTCTTCAAGCGCATCGACACCTGTGCGGCCGAGTTCGCATCCGCCACCGCCTATATGTATTCGACCTATGAGACCGGCGCCCTGGGCCAGGTTCCGGAGTGCGAGTCCGAGCCGTCCGGCGCGCGAAAGGCCATCATCCTGGGCGGCGGTCCCAACCGGATCGGCCAGGGGATCGAGTTCGATTACTGCTGCTGTCACGCCGCCTTTGCCTTCGCCGACATCGGCGTCGAAAGCATCATGGTCAACTGCAACCCAGAGACCGTCTCCACCGACTATGACACCTCCGACCGGCTGTATTTCGAGCCCCTGACAGCCGAAGACGTGCTGGAGCTGATCGAGGTCGAGCGGTCGAAGGGCGACTTGATCGGTGTGGTGGTGCAGTTCGGCGGCCAGACCCCGCTGAAACTGGCCCATGCCCTGCACGAGGACGGCATTCCGATCCTGGGCACGTCGCTGGACTCCATCGATCTGGCCGAGGATCGCGAGCGGTTCCAGGTCATGCTGAACGACATCGGCCTGATGCAGCCGCCCAACGGCCTGGCCCGGTCGGCCCAGGAAGCCGCCGACAAGGCGGACGAGGTCGGCTATCCCGTCGTGCTGCGCCCCTCCTATGTGCTGGGCGGCCGCGGCATGATGATCGTCCACGACCGCGACCAGCTGGACCGCTATGTCGGCGAGGCCATGAGGGTCTCGGGCGAGGATCCGGTCCTGATCGACCATTATCTGAACCGCGCGACCGAGGTCGACGTCGATGCCCTGTGCGACGACGAGACGGTGTTCGTGGCCGGGGTGCTGGAACATATCGAAGAAGCCGGGGTCCACTCGGGCGACAGCGCCTGTTCCATGCCGCCCCACTCCCTGTCAGCCGGGATCGTGGCCGAGCTGAAGCGCCAGACCGAGGCCATGGCCCGGGCGCTGAAGGTGCGGGGCCTGATGAACGTCCAGTTCGCCATCGAAGAGCCCCACAGCGAGAATCCGCGCATCTTCGTGCTGGAGGTGAACCCGCGCGCCAGCCGCACGGCCCCCTTCGTGGCCAAGACCATCGGCCAGCCGATCGCCGCCATCGCCGCCAAGGTCATGGCGGGGGTGCCGCTGAAATCCTTTGCCCTGGCCGACCGGCCCTATGACCATATCGCGGTCAAGGAAGCGGTCTTCCCCTTCGCCCGGTTCGCCGGCGTCGACACCATCCTGGGCCCGGAGATGCGCTCGACCGGCGAGGTCATGGGCCTGGACTGGAAGCGCGAGGACGAGGCGGACATGGCCCCGGCCTTCGCCCGCGCCTTTGCCAAGTCCCAGATCGGTGGCGGCACCACCCTGCCGACCGCCGGATGCGCCTTCGTCTCGGTCAAGGATGACGACAAGCCCTTCATCGTCGAGGCTGTCGCCCTGTTGCTGAAACAGGGCTTCTCGGTGATCGCCACCGGCGGGACGCACGCCTATCTGGTCGAACAGGGCCTGCCGGTCGGCCATGTGAAGAAGGTGCTGGAGGGACGTCCCAACATCGTCGACGCCATGAAGAACGGCGAGGTCCAGCTGGTCTTCAACACCACCGAGGGCAAGCAGTCGCTGCAGGACAGTTTTAGCCTGCGTCGCACCGCTCTGATGATGAAGATCCCGTATTACACCACCTCGGCCGGTGCCTTGGCCGCCTCTCAGGCGATCGGTGCCATCCAGGCGGACGCCCTGGATGTCCGGCCGTTGCAGGATTATGCCTAA
- the mnmH gene encoding tRNA 2-selenouridine(34) synthase MnmH: MIRRTTDLRPAARAAFDAIIDVRSPSEYALDHIPGAINLPVLNDEQRALVGTEYVQGSKFLARRMGAALVARNIAGHLEGALKERDGSFRPLVYCWRGGQRSGAMVTVMDQVGWPVTVLEGGYQTWRRRVSNALYDTPLPLQLVLLSGPTGCGKTAILNRLADHGVQSLDLEGLAGHRGSLFGAMPQGQPSQRGFETALLAAIEALDPTRPVVVEAESSRIGVRALPPRFWTAMGTAPVIEMTAPLSDRARHIVQTYVEIAADPDRLDQALTRLPRHHAKTTIARWRDLASAGEIETLATQLMQDHYDPAYRRSKGDRAVLATLNLSGLSPDDLSDAAAHIARVLPSTAAV; this comes from the coding sequence GTGATCCGGCGCACGACCGATCTGCGTCCGGCGGCCCGCGCCGCCTTTGACGCCATCATCGATGTGCGCAGCCCGTCCGAGTACGCCCTCGATCACATCCCGGGCGCGATCAACCTGCCGGTCCTGAATGACGAGCAGCGCGCCCTGGTCGGTACGGAATATGTCCAGGGCTCCAAGTTTCTGGCCCGGCGCATGGGGGCGGCCCTGGTGGCGCGAAACATCGCCGGACATCTGGAGGGCGCGCTGAAGGAGCGGGACGGATCGTTCCGCCCCCTGGTCTATTGCTGGCGCGGCGGCCAGCGGTCCGGGGCCATGGTCACGGTCATGGATCAGGTCGGCTGGCCAGTGACGGTGCTGGAGGGCGGCTATCAGACCTGGAGGCGCAGGGTGTCGAACGCCCTTTACGACACGCCTCTGCCGCTGCAGCTGGTGCTGCTGTCGGGGCCGACGGGTTGCGGTAAGACGGCGATCCTGAACCGGCTGGCCGACCATGGCGTGCAGTCGCTGGACCTGGAGGGCCTGGCCGGGCATCGCGGCTCCCTGTTCGGGGCGATGCCTCAGGGACAGCCTTCGCAACGCGGTTTCGAGACGGCCCTGCTGGCAGCGATCGAGGCGCTCGATCCGACCCGCCCGGTGGTGGTGGAGGCTGAATCCAGCCGGATCGGGGTGCGCGCGCTGCCGCCCCGGTTTTGGACCGCCATGGGGACCGCGCCCGTGATCGAGATGACCGCCCCCCTTTCTGATCGGGCTCGCCATATCGTTCAGACCTATGTCGAGATTGCCGCCGACCCCGATCGCCTCGATCAGGCCCTGACGCGCCTGCCTCGGCATCATGCCAAGACGACGATCGCGCGTTGGCGTGACCTGGCTTCGGCCGGTGAGATCGAGACCCTGGCGACCCAGTTGATGCAGGACCATTACGACCCCGCCTATCGCCGGTCGAAGGGTGACCGGGCGGTGCTGGCCACGCTGAATCTGTCCGGACTGTCCCCGGACGACCTGTCCGACGCCGCCGCACACATCGCGCGGGTGTTGCCGTCCACCGCCGCAGTTTAG
- a CDS encoding SGNH/GDSL hydrolase family protein: MRQMTRTFVMIAALLLGGGTAHAQDAASRALPVHVGGRVIVDPDGGLTFGWPGIYFEARFSGTAVRVRFEAPTEHMRLLIDGQERAAFRRPGLVDLTLDGLAPGDHVVRLEKQTESQTGGGRFIAFEAVGDTVALTFMPRPRQIEFIGDSYTVGYGNTSGRRECSAAEVHAFTDTQQAFGPRVARHFDADYRTHAYSGFGIVRNYAGTSPDLSLPTLYGRMKPDDAERMVEGPGDWRPQVIVINLGTNDFSTPVGAGERWADEAGLRAEYRQRYIGFVRDLAREQPQARFILMGSDAFFGDVQAVAAAVNADQPDRAVPLAFGGLELGGCDWHPSIDDDARIAELIQATIETMGVWSNELTAP; this comes from the coding sequence ATGCGCCAGATGACCCGAACCTTCGTCATGATTGCCGCCTTGCTGCTGGGCGGCGGTACCGCCCATGCCCAGGATGCCGCCTCACGGGCCCTGCCGGTCCATGTCGGCGGGCGGGTGATCGTGGATCCGGACGGGGGACTCACCTTCGGCTGGCCCGGCATCTATTTCGAGGCGCGGTTCAGCGGCACGGCGGTGAGGGTGCGGTTCGAGGCCCCGACCGAACACATGCGCCTGCTGATCGACGGACAGGAGCGCGCGGCCTTTCGCCGGCCGGGCCTGGTCGATCTGACGCTGGACGGCCTGGCGCCTGGCGATCACGTCGTGCGGCTGGAGAAACAGACCGAGAGCCAGACCGGTGGCGGCCGTTTCATCGCCTTCGAGGCGGTGGGCGACACGGTGGCCCTGACCTTCATGCCCCGACCGCGCCAGATCGAGTTCATCGGCGATTCCTACACCGTCGGCTATGGCAATACATCGGGACGACGCGAGTGTTCAGCCGCGGAAGTCCACGCCTTCACCGACACCCAGCAGGCGTTCGGTCCCCGCGTTGCCCGCCATTTCGACGCCGACTACCGGACCCATGCCTATTCCGGCTTCGGCATCGTGCGGAACTATGCCGGTACCTCTCCGGACCTCAGCCTGCCGACCCTCTATGGCCGGATGAAGCCGGACGATGCGGAGCGGATGGTGGAGGGTCCTGGCGACTGGCGGCCCCAGGTCATCGTCATCAACCTGGGCACCAACGACTTCTCAACGCCGGTCGGGGCGGGCGAGCGGTGGGCCGACGAGGCCGGTCTGAGGGCCGAATACCGCCAGCGTTACATCGGTTTCGTACGCGATCTGGCGCGTGAGCAACCCCAGGCGCGCTTCATCCTGATGGGATCGGACGCCTTCTTCGGCGACGTTCAGGCGGTGGCCGCCGCCGTCAATGCCGACCAGCCCGATCGGGCCGTCCCCCTGGCCTTTGGCGGCCTGGAACTGGGCGGCTGCGACTGGCATCCCTCGATCGACGACGACGCCCGGATCGCCGAGCTGATCCAAGCCACGATCGAGACCATGGGCGTCTGGAGCAACGAGCTCACGGCGCCCTGA